The Chitinophaga pinensis DSM 2588 region GGGGTAGTCTGGAAAACACTGGGCAGTCAGGTGAAGAATGTCTCTTCCCGTTATTCTTCTGTTGATTACAACGGCAGTCGCGTGATGGGTTTCAACAACATTGAACTCATCAGTGATCGTCCGCTGGATATCAACCTGAAAGAAATAGCAGAATGTGTGCGCCTTTTCCCGGACCGTGCCATGATCGTATCATTGATGGCCGACAACAACCGGGAAAGCTGGCATGAGCTGATCAAAAAGGTAGAAGATACCGGTGCACATGGCCTCGAACTGAACTTCGGATGCCCTCATGGCATGACCGAGAGAGGGATGGGCGCGGCTGTCGGACAAGACCCCGAAATAGCAGGCCGCGTAGTAGCGTGGGTCATGGAAGTTGCCAGCATACCTGTGATTACCAAATTAACCCCGAATGTACATTCCGTAGTACCTACGGGACGAGCGTCTGTATTAGCCGGCTGCCATGCATTATCCCTGATCAATACCATTCAATCTGTTACCGGTGTCAACCTGGATACTTTTGTCCCTAATCCCAATGTCGGCGGACAATCCACCTTTGGTGGCTATTGTGGTCCGGCAGTAAAACCCATTGCCCTCAAAATGCTGACCACCATCAGCCAGGATCCGGTTACTTCACGGGTGCCCATCTCCGGTATCGGTGGTATCAGTACCTGGAAGGATGCCGCAGAATTTATGTTATTAGGCGCTACTACCGTACAGGTCTGCACAGCGGCGATGCGTTACGGTTTCCGCATCATAGAAGATCTCTGCGACGGACTGAATAACTGGATGGATGAAAAAGGCTTCCGCACAATCGATGATTTTATCGGTCGTTCCGTACCAACACTGACGAGCTGGGAGGAACTGGATATCAATTATCATATTGTCGCTAATATCAACCAGGAAAAATGCATTCACTGTGGATTGTGCTATATCAGCTGCGAAGATGGTTCGCATCAGGCCATTAACCTGGCATATGGCAATCCTTACAATACTTATTCGATCAAAGAGGAAGAATGTGTAGGCTGTAACCTGTGTAAACTGGTATGCCCCGTAGATAATTGTATTACAATGGTAGAACAACGGAAGGGAGAGGAGTATGTGAACTGGAAAGAATTCCAGCAAAGAGGGATGCCGTTGAATGACCACTGACTCAATTAGGAATTAGGTAATTAGGAATTAGGAATTGGTGAGCCTTATCTCGCTAATTTTTTTCATTTCTATTTACATGCTTAATAGCGAAAAGCAATAAATGCAGCAGCTGCATATTATGACCAATTCCTAATTCCTAATTGATAATTCCTAATTTATACTGTTCTTCCCATCAGCGGGTCTGTCACACTTGCCTTACCCGTCTCCACGTGTCCGGCAAAACTCTCTGCCAGCAGCGTACCCGGCACACTTACTGTATAATCATACCACTGATGACTTTTCGCTAAGTTGAGGATGACTTTCGTTGTTTCCTGCGGAGCGATACTTCTTTTGATCGTGGTGTTTTTATAGCTGTTATCCCTGATCTCTATTGAAATCGCACGGCTATCGTTGTTGGTGATAGTGACGATGATATTACCGCTCAATGCTGCATTACCTTTCTTGCCTTTTTCGTAACTGCTGTCTATTTTAATCAGCGGATTGTTCCGGTCACCTGCAAATTCACGATAGAAACCATTCGGTGCATATACACGCAGGTGATAT contains the following coding sequences:
- the preA gene encoding NAD-dependent dihydropyrimidine dehydrogenase subunit PreA, whose amino-acid sequence is MADISANFLGIRSPNPYWLASAPPTDKKINVLRAFEAGWGGVVWKTLGSQVKNVSSRYSSVDYNGSRVMGFNNIELISDRPLDINLKEIAECVRLFPDRAMIVSLMADNNRESWHELIKKVEDTGAHGLELNFGCPHGMTERGMGAAVGQDPEIAGRVVAWVMEVASIPVITKLTPNVHSVVPTGRASVLAGCHALSLINTIQSVTGVNLDTFVPNPNVGGQSTFGGYCGPAVKPIALKMLTTISQDPVTSRVPISGIGGISTWKDAAEFMLLGATTVQVCTAAMRYGFRIIEDLCDGLNNWMDEKGFRTIDDFIGRSVPTLTSWEELDINYHIVANINQEKCIHCGLCYISCEDGSHQAINLAYGNPYNTYSIKEEECVGCNLCKLVCPVDNCITMVEQRKGEEYVNWKEFQQRGMPLNDH